The Caretta caretta isolate rCarCar2 chromosome 10, rCarCar1.hap1, whole genome shotgun sequence genome has a window encoding:
- the BNC1 gene encoding zinc finger protein basonuclin-1: MSEAIRCTLVNCSCLCFKPGKINQRQCDQCRHGWVVHALSKLRIPNLYPTSQVEIVQSNVVFDISSLMLYGTQAIPVRLKILLDRLFSVLKQEEVIQILHALDWTLQDYIRGYVLQDASGKVLDHWSIMTNEEELATLQQFLRFGETKSIVELMAIQEKEGQSIIIPTTTTNLDIRAFIESCNQRSSSLSSSMDKMSPANIHHFENIVNNMAFMLPFQFFSPVPPPLIGSPPERHLLEQGQDHSNETKQDVPIPFSESSFLTSSSTSFQVENERSVNSPDVTTKTEDDAPLSDSSSHHTVTKLERTQLSPENKMKSVEKNGIGPRKGRVFCTACEKTFYDKGTLKIHYNAVHLKIKHKCTIEGCNMVFSSLRSRNRHSANPNPRLHMPMNRNNRDKDLRNSLTISGPEETKRTDFTILTPDSRPITNYVSSCTDSKVQSSFPSIGQNGVLFPNLKTVQPVLPFYRSPVTPAELANTPGILPSLPLISSSIPEQLVANGLQFDALPKKKSRKSSMPIKIEKEAVETANENSNLASSEDDTPLQVVSDGELETCEHRIEKQMSDRVEKHPISGNSWKSLSGVEGPKYFDSVIEPNNTYIKETSENELDYSKREVMPEDNQPLKIASREIMYEDPEQHHSDVIKPVTTSSLYIKEQSKHRIPNNDCTELHHHLLTGGLFSALSNRGAAIPCLEDPKDMDHISQHALGIQKAESRFHCDICKKTFKNPYSVKMHYKNVHLKEMHICTVEGCNAAFPSRRSRDRHSSNLNLHHKLLTKDTLEFKDNYFNATYLLKDMAKEVCQDVSLKQHVGQTSVIFKGMNRTGSLVFPLSKIREPCSENFGYDPVNDGAVLDLSTTSSIKSESSARSSWDSDGGSEECIMPLDESDESCEGPSLIPNEELYPGCTVIEKANQSFTNLPSSLPITCHICQKNYSNKGTFRAHYKTVHLRQLHKCKVPGCNTMFSSVRSRNRHSQNPNLHRSLTRSPNSLQ; encoded by the exons GCTATCCGATGCACTCTGGTGAACTGTAGTTGTCTGTGTTTCAAACCTGGAAAAATAAACCAACGACAATGTGACCAGTGCCGACATGGATGGGTAGTGCATG cCCTAAGCAAATTAAGGATCCCCAACCTGTATCCAACAAGCCAGGTAGAGATAGTACAATCCAATGTGGTCTTCGATATCAGTAGCCTCATGCTGTATGGAACCCAAGCCATTCCTGTCCGCCTTAAAATCCTGCTAGATCGTCTCTTCAGTGTCCTGAAGCAAGAAGAGGTGATACAGATTCTCCATGCACTGGATTGGACACTGCAGGATTATATACGTGGATATGTGCTACAG GATGCTTCAGGAAAGGTGCTGGATCACTGGAGCATAATGACTAATGAAGAAGAACTGGCTACTTTGCAGCAGTTTCTTCGCTTTGGAGAGACTAAATCTATTGTAGAGCTAATGGCAATTCAAGAGAAAGAAGGTCAGTCAATTATAATACCTACAACAACGACTAATTTGGATATTAGGGCATTTATAGAAAGTTGCAATCAGAGAAGTTCTAGTCTTTCTTCTTCCATGGACAAAATGAGCCCCGCCAACATTCATCACTTTGAGAACATTGTAAATAATATGGCTTTCATGCTGCCTTTTCAGTTTTTCAGTCCAGTGCCTCCACCTTTGATAGGTTCACCACCAGAAAGACATTTGCTTGAACAAGGTCAAGACCACAGCAATGAAACTAAACAAGATGTTCCGATACCATTTTCTGAAAGCAGCTTCTTGACTTCCAGTTCTacttcatttcaagttgaaaaTGAGAGGAGCGTAAACAGCCCAGATGTCACTACTAAAACAGAGGATGATGCCCCTTTAAGTGATTCTAGCTCACATCATACAGTAACAAAGCTTGAAAGGACGCAGTTATctccagaaaataaaatgaaatctgtTGAAAAAAATGGCATTGGGCCAAGAAAAGGGCGCGTTTTCTGCACGGCCTGTGAAAAGACATTTTATGACAAAGGAACTCTGAAGATCCACTATAATGCTGTTCATCTGAAGATCAAACACAAATGCACAATTGAAGGCTGCAATATGGTGTTTAGTTCTTTGCGAAGTCGAAATCGTCATAGCGCAAACCCCAACCCAAGACTCCATATGCCAATGAACAGAAACAACAGAGATAAAGACCTGAGGAACAGTTTGACTATCTCTGGACCTGAAGAAACTAAAAGGACGGACTTTACCATTTTAACCCCAGATAGTAGACCTATTACCAACTATGTCAGCTCTTGCACAGATTCAAAGGTGCAATCCAGTTTTCCCAGTATTGGACAGAACGGTGTTCTCTTTCCAAACTTAAAGACTGTTCAGCCAGTTCTTCCTTTTTATCGCAGTCCAGTCACACCAGCTGAGCTTGCTAATACCCCAGGCATACTCCCTTCTCTACCTCTCATTTCTTCATCAATACCTGAGCAGCTGGTTGCTAACGGATTGCAATTTGATGCACTACCCAAGAAAAAATCTCGTAAATCGAGCATGCCCATCAAAATAGAGAAAGAAGCTGTTGAGACAGCTAATGAAAACAGCAACCTTGCCAGCTCGGAAGATGATACACCTCTGCAGGTGGTAAGCGATGGAGAGCTGGAGACCTGTGAGCATAGGATTGAAAAGCAGATGAGCGACAGGGTGGAAAAGCACCCCATTTCAGGTAATTCATGGAAATCTCTCTCTGGGGTAGAGggtccaaaatattttgattctgtcATTGAGCCAAATAACACATACATCAAGGAAACCTCTGAGAATGAATTAGATTACTCTAAGAGAGAGGTTATGCCAGAAGACAACCAACCATTAAAAATAGCTTCTCGTGAAATCATGTATGAAGATCCAGAACAACACCACAGTGATGTTATAAAACCAGTGACTACATCCTCTCTTTATATTAAAGAGCAGTCAAAGCACCGGATTCCTAATAACGATTGCACTGAATTGCACCACCACTTGCTAACTGGGGGCCTTTTCAGTGCTTTGTCAAACAGGGGTGCTGCCATTCCTTGTTTAGAAGACCCTAAAGATATGGATCATATCAGTCAACATGCACTAGGGATTCAGAAGGCAGAAAGCCGCTTTCATTGTGACATCTGTAAGAAGACCTTTAAAAACCCTTACAGTGTAAAAATGCATTATAAAAATGTACATCTGAAAGAAATGCATATTTGCACAGTTGAGGGCTgtaatgctgctttcccttctcGTAGAAGTCGAGACAG ACATAGTTCAAATTTAAATCTTCATCATAAGCTTCTGACCAAAGATACACTGGAATTCAAGGACAACTATTTCAATGCAACATACCTCTTGAAAGACATGGCTAAGGAGGTTTGTCAAGATGTGTCTTTAAAACAACATGTTGGACAGACTTCTGTAATCTtcaaaggaatgaacagaacaggcagctTGGTTTTTCCACTGAGCAAAATCAGAGAACCCTGTTCTGAGAATTTTGGATATGATCCAGTGAATGATGGAGCTGTTCTGGATTTAAGCACTACTTCCAGCATTAAGTCTGAGAGCAGTGCACGTTCCTCTTGGGATTCTGATGGAGGAAGCGAAGAATGCATCATGCCTTTGGATGAGAGTGATGAAAGCTGTGAAGGACCAAGCCTAATACCCAATGAAGAGCTGTACCCGGGCTGTACTGTAATTGAGAAGGCTAATCAAAGCTTTACAAATTTACCTTCCAGTTTGCCAATAACTTGTCATATATGCCAAAAAAATTACAGTAATAAAGGAACCTTCAGGGCCCATTACAAAACTGTGCATCTCCGCCAGCTCCACAAATGTAAAGTCCCAGGTTGCAACACAATGTTTTCATCTGTTCGCAGTCGAAACAGGCATAGTCAGAATCCCAACCTGCACAGAAGTCTGACCAGATCACCAAATAGCCTCCAGTAA